DNA sequence from the Diorhabda sublineata isolate icDioSubl1.1 chromosome 6, icDioSubl1.1, whole genome shotgun sequence genome:
acgtctgcctgaCAAGTAGGTCTTGAAAATATTGCTCTAGTGGGATTCTGAATAGCTCAGAAGAGCATCTGCCATGGTGGTATCGGTGAAACAGATTCAGATCAGCGAGTTTTCTTCTACGATCTGAGCTGAGCAAGTTTCTGATCAACTCTGTATCGCCTATAAGTCCAATTGCTTCTTTCTTTAATGAGTCCAGCATCCGCAGGGTATGCTTGAGAGCCGAGCTCTAAATTTGCGAGCAATACTCAAtgatggacgaatctgggccttgaAGTGAATGGTGCGGAGTGTATGGCTTTTTTGTCTTGAAGAGGGTTCCAAGTTTTTATTAAGCTGCCACAGCTGATTCGTCACGTGACTATATCAGGACATTACTCCTAGACTCAACAGACATGACCAAATATTGAGCATTGGTGCcagtttttttgtgaaaaaacagCACCCtggatttatttttcaaatagagtgcttcaaccctatttcagaatgttttcaagatcgttATTGATGTTAATGATATATCGTTCCCTACGGATTTAGGTGTTTGCCGAGTTTATTGACAAGATGTATCCCTAGGGAACACCAGCGATGACTTCATAGCTTTTTGAGGTGTGAGCTTCGATAGTGGCCAAGATGGATCGCTCTTTGAGGAAGCTACTAAGCCAGTCGATGTGTTAAGCCCTATCAAAAGTCATCGATATGTTCAGCACGATTACTTGGAattccccatatttctctatagcttcaaTCCATACGTTGGTGACATGGAATCTACCTAATTTCCATTATTCTAGGGATCTTAAAAGTCAGGAcacgttttttttaatattttgatatcaatattctttattacattagaaataaaaatatcttattatattttatagctGGTGATTTTGTTTCAGCCAATCTAATGATAGTTTCACTAGGAATGAACATAGCATGGATTTCACCGTCGTTAGGAAAGTTGAAATCGAATGACACTAACATTAATCCTTTGGGATCTCCAATAACAACGCTTCAGACATCTTTAGTTACTGCCATTCCTTACTTGATTGCAATATTAACAAATGGAGTTTGGGCGAAACTTTTGGataaattaggaagaaagagaACCATGCAGTTGGGTGCTATTATATTAACTTGTAGTTTGTTGGGTACTGCATTCGCAGCCAATATATCGATTCTTTTCGTTTCATTAATTATTAGTGGCATGTGCGTTAATGGCGGAATTATTTCTGCATCTGTATATAATAATGACATTGCAGACGATAGTAACAGAGGAACCTTGGGTTGTCTATTGGCACTAAACCTTCCAATTGGTCTTGTCCTTTGTTACTTTTTTGGATCAATAACTAGcatcaaatatttatctttGATTTGTACAATACcatcgatttttattttgttattgtccCCATTCATATGCGAATCTCCTGTTCACTTAGTGCGTAATTCAAAAATTACTGAAGCTATTGAAGCCCTAGAGAAACTAAAACAAACCAAAGACAGCGAGGTAATTGATAACgagattaaaaaaatcaaagataacATAGAGGTCATGTCTTCTTGCAGacgaaaaacttttttagatatatttagGAATCGCGCCACGAGAAAAGCTGTTGTATTATGTTACCAGTTATTTTGTATAGAACAATTCTCTGGTATCTCGCCGGTATTAGCATTTGTTGGTCCCACTTTTAACAAAGCTGGTTTGGTATGGTCCGGAGATACCGTTGGTATAGTAGTAGGGTTAACTAAGTTCTTAGCAACCTTAGTGGCCCTTTATTGCATAGATCGAACAGGTAGGAGACGTCTGTTGTTGGTTTCCTCTTTATCTTGTACATTTTCACTACTTCTTCTtggattttcattttatataaaatatataaaatcccCTTTATTGGATGGTGCTCCCTTATTATCTGTAGCCCTTATCACTATCTTCATTATCGTACATTCATTGGGTCTTGGGAGCGTTCCTTTAACATATGCTGGAGaattatttccaaatgatgCTAGAGCCACTGGAGTGTCTTTTGTCATAGCTTTACAGCAAATCAATTTATGTCTAGTGAATTTCACTTTTCCTATACTGTCTGATATCATTGGAGAGCACTGGTGCTTTTGGATTAATGCTATGGCGACGTTAACTGGTTTCATAAGCATCTATTTTACCATTCCTGAAACAAAAGGTAAAGCATTTtcagaaattcaaaatatgcttttaaaaaagcaataataataaatattaaagtcTCTGGATATTTATTATCCTAATTACATCATGTTCACTtaaattttcgaatattacaTTTGAAGGATTAACGAGGATCAATGTTTATGTATTTGTAACATAATCTTTGACGTAGTTTATGTCATCTAGAGTAAATTACT
Encoded proteins:
- the LOC130445536 gene encoding glucose transporter GlcP-like, with the translated sequence MGNPIPDVEFAKQFEISTKKWWQIPYYMYFCGFTANLMIVSLGMNIAWISPSLGKLKSNDTNINPLGSPITTLQTSLVTAIPYLIAILTNGVWAKLLDKLGRKRTMQLGAIILTCSLLGTAFAANISILFVSLIISGMCVNGGIISASVYNNDIADDSNRGTLGCLLALNLPIGLVLCYFFGSITSIKYLSLICTIPSIFILLLSPFICESPVHLVRNSKITEAIEALEKLKQTKDSEVIDNEIKKIKDNIEVMSSCRRKTFLDIFRNRATRKAVVLCYQLFCIEQFSGISPVLAFVGPTFNKAGLVWSGDTVGIVVGLTKFLATLVALYCIDRTGRRRLLLVSSLSCTFSLLLLGFSFYIKYIKSPLLDGAPLLSVALITIFIIVHSLGLGSVPLTYAGELFPNDARATGVSFVIALQQINLCLVNFTFPILSDIIGEHWCFWINAMATLTGFISIYFTIPETKGKAFSEIQNMLLKKQ